One window from the genome of Eriocheir sinensis breed Jianghai 21 chromosome 7, ASM2467909v1, whole genome shotgun sequence encodes:
- the LOC126993826 gene encoding sulfotransferase 1A1-like, with protein sequence MLQIAELMPERRIIKCHLPLNLLPPDVLDTAKVVYTTRNPKDAIVSHYKMLNSMDIPEGPISFDAFARLYMDDGLIFAPHWRHVQLAWEQRNHPNLCFVFLEELKTDTKKQLRRLNDFIGTELTESQLDAVEHHTSFKSMKERGEPMKDGLFKNFFRKGATNDWKEYFTPELKADVDKWIEENTSKIGITHKWE encoded by the exons ATGCTGCAGATCGCCGAGCTTATGCCCGAGCGGAGAATTATCAAGTGCCACCTTCCGCTCAACCTCCTGCCGCCTGACGTACTCGACACAGCCAAG GTGGTGTACACTACCCGCAACCCCAAGGACGCAATCGTGTCCCATTACAAGATGCTGAACAGTATGGATATCCCAGAAGGCCCCATCTCCTTCGACGCCTTCGCAAGACTCTACATGGACGATGGCT TGATATTCGCCCCGCACTGGCGGCACGTGCAGCTGGCGTGGGAGCAGCGGAATCACCCCAACCTGTGCTTCGTCTTCCTCGAGGAGCTCAAGACGGACACCAAGAAGCAACTCAGGCGGCTCAACGACTTCATCGGCACGGAGCTCACGGAGAGCCAGCTCGATGCC gTGGAGCATCACACGTCCTTTAAGTCGATGAAGGAGCGCGGCGAACCAATGAAAGACGGATTATTCAAGAACTTCTTCCGTaaag GTGCAACAAACGACTGGAAGGAATATTTCACGCCCGAACTCAAGGCGGACGTGGACAAGTGGATAGAGGAAAACACCAGCAAGATCGGGATTACTCACAAGTGGGAATGA